Proteins encoded together in one Oryzias latipes chromosome 11, ASM223467v1 window:
- the LOC105355007 gene encoding CD209 antigen-like protein E, which produces MSTQTEAAADWRVKFSRNLHPDGREQIEVEMFDEEQYFDFGLQQTENPRQINLQAKRVFKFSLGLFYFLILAGLMTRYLLASLENNRINQQQTEMSVINNHLLDEINQLKKKTEGNWCPEEWMEFGNSCYFKSTVQKSWTDSRRFCQDRGADLLVLNSKEEKEFVSTLNQNAESWIGLFAEESQQKHEYEWKWVDGSPLTITFWNERYSKKPYYNYNAGSLSADGKWTQRDKKYNINWICEK; this is translated from the exons atgtccacacaaactgaagctgcagcagattgGAGAGTGAAATTTAGCAGaaatcttcatccagatggaagaGAACAAATTGAGGTGGAGATGTTCGATGAAGAGCAGTACTTTGATTTTGGATTACAACAAACCG aAAATCCGAGGCAGATAAATCTTCAAGCCAAGAGAGTTTTCAAGTTTTCTCTGGGACTTTTCTATTTTCTGATTCTGGCTGGACTCATGACTCGCT ATCTTCTTGCGTCTCTGGAAAACAACAGAATCAATCAGCAACAGACCGAGATGTCAG TCATCAATAATCATCTTTTGGATGAAATAAAtcagctgaaaaaaaagacagaag GTAACTGGTGTCCTGAAGAATGGATGGAATTTGGAAACAGCTGCTACTTTAAATCCACTGTGCAGAAAAGTTGGACTGACAGCAGGAGATTCTGTCAGGACAGGGGAGCTGATCTGTTGGTCCTAAACAGCAAAGAGGAGAAG GAGTTTGTTTCTACATTAAATCAGAATGCAGAATCCTGGATCGGTCTGTTTGCTGAAGAgtcacaacagaaacatgaatatgaatggaaatgggtggatggatcacCACTGACCATAAC GTTCTGGAATGAGAGGTATTCAAAAAAACCGTACTACAACTACAATGCAGGCTCCCTAAGTGCTGATGGGAAATGGACACAACGGgacaaaaaatacaacataaaCTGGatctgtgaaaaataa
- the LOC110015840 gene encoding killer cell lectin-like receptor subfamily G member 1 isoform X7, protein MSTQTEAAADWRVKFSRNLHPDGREQSEVEMLDDEEQHSDHGLQQTGNQKQKNLKAERRNCFRVFKFSLGVFCFLILAGLMTRYLLVSLENNKLQIKLSVKWCPEGWRRFGSSCYYESTEKKNWTDSRDFCQNKGFDLVVVNSKEEQQHFKETL, encoded by the exons atgtccacacaaactgaagctgcagcagattgGAGAGTGAAATTTAGCAGaaatcttcatccagatggaagaGAACAAAGTGAGGTGGAGATGTTAGATGATGAAGAGCAGCACTCTGATCATGGATTACAACAAACTG gaaatcagaagcagaagaatCTTAAAGCTGAGAGAAGAAATTGTTTCAGAGTTTTCAAGTTTTCTCTGggagttttctgttttctgattcTGGCTGGACTCATGACTCGCT ATCTTCTGGTGTCTttggaaaacaacaaactgcaGATTAAACTTTCAG TGAAATGGTGTCCTGAAGGATGGAGGAGATTTGGAAGCAGTTGCTACTATGAATCCACTGAGAAGAAAAATTGGACTGACAGCAGGGATTTCTGTCAGAATAAAGGATTTGATCTGGTGGTGGTAAACAGCAAAGAGGAACAG caacatttcaaagaaacGTTGTGA
- the LOC110015840 gene encoding killer cell lectin-like receptor subfamily G member 1 isoform X5 has product MSTQTEAAADWRVKFSRNLHPDGREQSEVEMLDDEEQHSDHGLQQTGNQKQKNLKAERRNCFRVFKFSLGVFCFLILAGLMTRYLLVSLENNKLQIKLSVKWCPEGWRRFGSSCYYESTEKKNWTDSRDFCQNKGFDLVVVNSKEEQEFVSALNQKAESWIGLFAGWSYQKQKYDWKWVDGSPLTETFWEEKSSKDPYQFHYAVSLSTDGKWTRLNKGNNKNWICEKNNSKYFS; this is encoded by the exons atgtccacacaaactgaagctgcagcagattgGAGAGTGAAATTTAGCAGaaatcttcatccagatggaagaGAACAAAGTGAGGTGGAGATGTTAGATGATGAAGAGCAGCACTCTGATCATGGATTACAACAAACTG gaaatcagaagcagaagaatCTTAAAGCTGAGAGAAGAAATTGTTTCAGAGTTTTCAAGTTTTCTCTGggagttttctgttttctgattcTGGCTGGACTCATGACTCGCT ATCTTCTGGTGTCTttggaaaacaacaaactgcaGATTAAACTTTCAG TGAAATGGTGTCCTGAAGGATGGAGGAGATTTGGAAGCAGTTGCTACTATGAATCCACTGAGAAGAAAAATTGGACTGACAGCAGGGATTTCTGTCAGAATAAAGGATTTGATCTGGTGGTGGTAAACAGCAAAGAGGAACAG GAGTTTGTTTCTGCATTGAATCAGAAAGCAGAATCCTGGATCGGTCTGTTTGCTGGATGGTCATACCAGAAACAGAAATATGATTggaaatgggtggatggatcacCACTGACAGAAAC GTTCTGGGAAGAGAAGTCTTCAAAAGACCCGTACCAGTTCCATTATGCAGTGTCCTTAAGTACTGACGGGAAATGGACACGACTGAAcaaaggaaacaacaaaaactggatCTGTGAGAAAAACAATTCTAAATATTTCTCATAA